In Marmota flaviventris isolate mMarFla1 chromosome 19, mMarFla1.hap1, whole genome shotgun sequence, the DNA window ACAGCGCTGGACAAGCCCCCTGCCCACTTCCTGTGGCTGGAGGATAAAGGATAGAGAGGCCCAGGGAGAAGGGAGCCCAGGAGCCCTGGCAAGGTAGGGTGCTGTCCCTGCAGACTGCTGTGGCTGGCCCTGGCCCACTCTACCCCTGGCCTCAGGTAGCCCAGCACCCTCTGTGTCTGTCCTCTGCAGATGCTGAGCCTGTGGTTTGTGACCCTTCTCTTGGTGGGGACCTCCAGTGCTGGGAccccgggtgagtcctgacccaTTTGACCCTGTCCCTTCCCCAAGGCTCCTGTGAGCAATGTCCCCATGATCTGGGGACATGTGCACGGCCTGTTCGGGCCCGAGTTGGGGATCTTGGCCTGTGTGCGCCAGGCTCCCTGACCTTCACCTGTTGCTTCTAGCACCTGTCTCACAGAACGACCTGGTGGGCATCGTGGGTGGCCACAGTGCCCCCCAGGGGAGGTGGCCATGGCAGATCAGCTTGAGGGTCTACAGTTACCGCTGGGCTGCATGGGTGCACATCTGTGGGGGTTCCCTCATCCACCCACAGTGGGTGCTGACTGCTGCCCACTGCATTGGCCGGTGAGTCCCCTCCCTTCTGCCCGACTCTGGGTTGGATGTGGGGGCTAAGTCAGGGAGTATGGGCAAGGCCTGGGCTGCACATGTGGGGCCATTTTGTCTTCCTAGGCCTGCTGGCCTTCTGCAATGCCCCGAGGGACCTAGAGTGAGTTGCTTCCATGGTTTCTTTCCGACTCCAGGAAAGATGCTGACCCATCAGCCTACCGGGTCCAGGCTGGGAACGTTTTCCTCTATGGGGACACGAAGCTGTTGCATGTGAACCGGGTCATCGTCCACCCTGACTATGTGAATGCCTTCTTGGGCTCAGACGTGGCCTTGCTGCGTCTGGCGAAACCTGCAGTGTGCTCTGCCAACATCAAGCCCGTCAGGCTCTCCTCCCTGTCTGATAGTGTCACCCCAAGGGACCAGTGCTGGGTGACTGGCTGGGGCGCCATCAGCATGTTTGGTACTTAcagagggtgtggctggaagggTTTCTGCGTGGGACCTACACTTGCTCTGAGAACTATTGGAGGCTGGGTGGTGCTGGGTTTCTGGGTTGCAGCTTCAGAGGGAATCCAGGGAATGGCCAAGGAACCCAGGGCACTCCCACCTCGTCTCCCACCCACTGCGGTCTCCATGGGAGCCTCAGCACCTGCACAGGGAAAGCCTGAGCCCAGAGCTCAGTGCTCTGAGCGGGGAAACGCTTGCTCCTCTAGTTTCTAAccttaaaaaatgtgtttttgagACACCAGAAGAACACATTGTTCATTGTCTCTCTGGTGCCCCAATTGCAGGCCTGTAGAGTGCCTGTGTGGAGTGCCAGGGTTCAGGTGGACATGGTCCCTATGAGCTGTGTCTCCACACAGTGTGTGACAGGAGGGAGCTGAGGCCAGGGATGCAGAGGGGAGGTGGCCGTGGCAGGTCAGCTTGGGCGAGGGTAGGGTCTAACCACACCTGTGCTGCTAGCCCCCCTTTTCTCCCCTAGGCTCCCTGCCTCCACCCTTCCGCCTGCAGCAGGTGGAGGTGCAGGTGGTGGAGAATGCAGTCTGCGAGCAACAGTACCACAACGCCAGCAGGCACCGCCACAGGGACCGGAGGATCATCTTGGATGACATGCTGTGTGCGGGCAGCGAGGGCCGCAGTGCCTGCTATGTAAGTCCTTTTCCACCTGCCCACCCCCATTTCACCTTTGGGGCCAATATCCAATGACTCCTTTTCCTCCTAGGGTGACTCTGGAGGGCCCCTAGTGTGCAAAGTGACAGGCTCCTGGAGGTTGGTGGGAGTGGTCAGCTGGGGCATCGGCTGTGCTCTCCGCGACATTCCTGGGGTCTATGCTCGGGTCCAGTCTTTCATGCCATGGATCCAGCAGCAGATGAGGAGGTACACCTGAGAGCAGACCACTGGCCTTCTGCTGGTCAGCCAAGCCAGCCAAGGAGAAGCCAGCTCACCTCCCAAGTGTGCTGCTTTGGCCTCAGTCCCCACCCCTGAGTCTATGGTGCCCAGGTCCTCCCTGACTCCTATCAGCAAGCAGAGTGATGGGCAGGATGGGGCCCGGGCTTGCTGTGCAGTCTCTCTAATGAGAGGACCTGAGGAGGGGCTTGTGCTCCAGGGCACAGGTGTCCATTCTGCTTAGTGTCCAGCAGTTGAAGGACATTCGAGCTTTTTGCGCTTTGTGGCCACGATGAATAAAGATACTATGAAAATTTGTATTCTGGATTTTGTGAGAGCAAAAAGTCTCCCTTTCTCTCAAGTTATCCCAATCCAGCTCTTTCTCAAGAAGAAAAGTGCCCAAGTCCTCTGAATTAGGGAAGAAGATTTTATTATTGGATAATCACTGAAACTAGTAAAAACTTTAAAGAGCAAAATGTCTTAGAACACACTGGAAAGGTAAAGGAGAGAAACCATCACAATTGAAAGGTGAATTCTACTTGGAGGCCCTCCACAGCCCAGGATGGCCATTCTCAGCCTGAGCCGTACTGCCAGCCTCCCTTAGTAGAAGCAATAAGGAATACATAACTGGCTCGTCCTAAGAGCCACCTGATTCACCCTGTCCCACTCCTGTTGGTGCCAAATCCTTTGTGGCATGTTCTTGGTAGATGAGAGATGGTGACCACCACCCCTGGGGGCTCCCTAGGGGTAGGCGTCATTCAAGGCACACTGGGTAGATTACTTCCTTCTCCTGGGGAGGCACCAGCACCCTACTTTCCAGCTGAGGAAAGTGGGGCAAAGAGAATGACCATCTTCCTGAGGTGGTGCCCTCAGCAGGCTGAATAGCCGCTGTGCAGGTGCCCACCCCCtccaccttctctctctgcttggaAGTCTGTCTCTTTGACCACATTGGGTTCTTCATGGACAAGGCTCCCAGATGAGATGGACCCACCATGTTCCAGTGATAGATACTTATCCGTGGGTTGGGCAGCATACAGGCTCCTGTAGATGAAGGCTCTGGGGTGAGCTCTCCTCTCCCTGCACAGCTTTGCTGTCCTCACTGCCCCAAGACCTGGCCTCCTCCACAGCCCAGTCAACCTCCAGACCTGTGTAATCAGCTGGGAGTGTCTATCCTGTGCCACAGTCCTCAAAGCTCCCTCTGTGTGACTGTCAGCAGCCATCTTACAACAGAGACTCATCCCAGGCGGAGGCTGTGGTGCTGTTGAGCTAGGCACCTGTGCTCTTCTCCTGTACCAGCATGCTCACCGCTCTGGCCGTGAAGGGGTCTTTCTTCCCCTTGGTCATCCCCTACTGGGTGACGTTTGTGGGACATCAGGCAGAATGGTAGGTGAGAGGCAAGGGGCTAGGGCCAGAGGGACTCACCCCAAAGTAAAGCAGAGAACACCCCAGCCTTCTCTCTGTTCTGAACTCCTCCAGTGTCCTCGTCCAGCCAATCCAGGCTACCAGTCCTCAGTATCCTCCTTACCAGGACCCTCAGCTGCAGGTCCCTGGGGAGGCGACCCACTGGGAAGGTACAGCCAGCTGCTTTCCAAAGCAGGCTCTGGTTGCTTCTGTGATGCTGACTCTGTGCTGTAGAGGCTCTGCCTGAGCCCCACAGGCTGTAGGAAGTAGATGTGCACATCATTGCCTGCAGGTGTAGACTTATGTCTGTGAGCCCATAGCCAAGGAGATGCTGTGTGCTAGCTACTTCCATGGCCATAAGGCTTTTGCAAGGGCAGCACCCTGCCCACCAAGCCCCCAATCCACAGTGGGGCCAGGGAGAGTTACTGAAACTTTAAGGCCAGTGGGGATGTGGAAGCAGAGAATTGGTGATGAACCTTTGCCATGGTTGGCCAAGCCCATCTCCTAATCCTCAGTGACCTGAGAGGCTTTAGTTTTCAGCTGGGGGGCGTGGTCTGGCTCAGGGAGGGTGCAGACTCTGCCTGTCACCTTGGTAACCTGGTGCCTAGGACTGTCTGACTGCAGCTGGTATCCATAAGTGCTGTAAGGATGAACCTAGAATTCTGAGCCAGCCGTGGGGGAGTGTGAGGAGGTGCTGCTAGGTACAGAGGAACATGGGTGACTCCCAAAGGGTGTAGCACACACCACCAAGCAAGGACAGAGCCCTGGCCTGTTCGTCACACACAACTGGAACTCCAAAGGGGTCCCCATGCATCACATTCCCTGGTGTCCAGCCCTCCCGGCTCCCTGCCCACCTCAGCCTCAGTCTGAGAGCACCTTATTCTGTAGCCTTCACCTGAGCCCTGTTCTTCCTTATTCTTCTTCTAGGATGATGATGGGGGCCTCTGGTCTGTTGACTCAGGGACAGGTGCAGGGCACAGGTGGTGATGCTGAGCTTTAGCCAGGGATGTCCAAGTCTCAGTGTCCTGGAGTGTATGCCAGGTCACTGCCTACCTGCTCTGAGTCCACATCGTGTGCTTCTGCCTCACCACTTCTCTGGGGGCTGATCCCTCCCAAACCTCCCAAACCTCTCATCTCTGGGGCTCCTTCTCTGCTCTGTCCTGCTGGGTGTCGACCCCACCGTTCCTTTCCTGTGTGGCCAGTAGATTGCTTTAGGGCAAAGGGCAGAAAAGTAAAGTTTCTGGGACTCCTGCTGAGCAAAGAGCTGGGCTAGAATGGAAGCACAATTGGGGGTTCTGAGAAGAGTAAATGCTTGGGAAACGCTTCTGGCCTGTTCACTGGATCGAGAGCAGGGGCTGCAGGACCAGAGGGGTGCGCTGTTGGTCTGGTGTGCACAGGGCCCGCTCCTCAAGCCTCTGCTGCCCTAGGCAGGATGGGCTAAGAAATTTGCATGCCACTCCTTAAAGGGCAAAAAGCTGCCTCCTCccctgcttttaaattttttttttttttggagtcaGGACAACCTCCCGAGCAACTGGAGTAGCTGAGACTAACAGGCTTGCGCCGGCTCTTCGGGGTAGCTCTTTCCGTGGTGTTTTGCTATTTTAATGCCCATCATTCTTGGACACTGGACTCCCCCAGTTTGTGCCCCGTGCGGAGGGGCGGGAGTGGGCGCGGCAGTGGGGAGAGGAGCTCAGAGGAGCCAGACCCTTCCGCGGGAAGGTGCGGGAGGCGGCCATGCACCGCCTTGCCCAAACACCCCCGACACCGCCAAGCCGCGGAACTTCACTTACAGATGACCATGAACTCCACGACAGCGCCAAGCGCGGTCGCGCAGCCCCAGGGTCTCCAGGACCACCCCGGCAGCCAGCGCGCACCGGTCAGCGGGGGCGGACCCCACCCACCTGAGGCCCACACGACCCGCGCACACCTGGCCGCTCTTGATTGGCTGGTGGCATCAACCGGGGTGCCCACGATCGGCCGCAGGCCCTATGGCGTTAGGGGGGCGTGACCGGCAGTTCCCGGGGCCAAGCTGCAGGGTCCGCACCGCGCAGTGACCAGTCTCCTCGCCCTCCTGTCTTCCTGCAGATGCGGACCCGGAGAAGGACCCGGAGACCCCTGTGAAGGTGGGACTCCCGGCTCTCCGCATGCGGTTCCCTGCCTACGGGTAGCCCTGGGCCACCACTGGCTTGCGGGCTTCACTCCTGCGCACTGCTTCTGAGCTTGTGCGCCTTGTGCAGGAGTTCCTGGCCCTTGGGTTGTGGCAGAGTGCTGTTCCACCGAAAGGGTCGCCAGGATTTGCTGATCCATTCACAAGCGGATGAACATCTGGCTTGTTTCCACTTCAGGCTCTTATGAATAAAGTTTCTGTAAACATTTTTGTGGGAACATAAGTTTTTAATTATCTTGGGTAAACATCGAATGGAATTGCGAAGGCATACAGCAGGTTTGCATTTATGTGGTTTCCGAATTATCCTTGAAGGCGCTGCGGAGAGTGCATCCCTCTCCGCGGTGGATGGGATCAGTGTCCTTGCCAGCACCTGGGATCTGCAATCTCTGTGGCTTCAGGACTTCCGGGGAAAATGCAGTGTATCCcacccttttgtttttctttctttttcttctttcttctctctctctctctctctgttttttttttttttttttaactggaaatGAACCAGGAGCgttttaccgctgagctacatccccagtcctttacaGATTTTAGTTTTAGACAGGGCCTGTTGAGTTGCGGAGGCTGGCGTcacacttgagatcctcctgcctcagcctcttaaattgttgggattacaggcgaggcACCATGCTCAGCTCATGTGtttgtaatttgcatttttgcCATGGCCAACAGTATTGTGCATTTTACcacatgtttatattttctagttaTATATCTTTagtgaattttcaaatatttcccccTATTTAATGTTTTAACAATTTCATAAAACTTTATACACCTCAAAATGCTTTCAACCCTGTGCCATGAAGAACTGAGATCTAATTGTACGGAGCATGATAAAGCCGGATGGTACCAAGGAGATGAAAGGCCTGAAAGACCTGACCTTCTCTCTGTTTGAAGCAGGAAGCCATGAGCCGAGGCCCAAGTGTCTGCCCACTGCAGGGACAGTGGGCAGTGAGCCCTGGACCTGTAGGGTGGTGGGGGACAGCCACACACCTGTGCCCTGGGCagggagtgaggaggaggagaacagggCTCCACCAAAGGCCCCACCTACTCCTGTATCTCCATGTGGACACTACAGCCCAGGGAA includes these proteins:
- the LOC114097018 gene encoding serine protease 29-like; its protein translation is MLSLWFVTLLLVGTSSAGTPAPVSQNDLVGIVGGHSAPQGRWPWQISLRVYSYRWAAWVHICGGSLIHPQWVLTAAHCIGRKDADPSAYRVQAGNVFLYGDTKLLHVNRVIVHPDYVNAFLGSDVALLRLAKPAVCSANIKPVRLSSLSDSVTPRDQCWVTGWGAISMFGSLPPPFRLQQVEVQVVENAVCEQQYHNASRHRHRDRRIILDDMLCAGSEGRSACYGDSGGPLVCKVTGSWRLVGVVSWGIGCALRDIPGVYARVQSFMPWIQQQMRRYT